Proteins from one Ananas comosus cultivar F153 linkage group 5, ASM154086v1, whole genome shotgun sequence genomic window:
- the LOC109711047 gene encoding probable LRR receptor-like serine/threonine-protein kinase At3g47570, which translates to MCLLGIHHLIKNSQRKPLSRFSLRNRYAKVSYDELLKATNGFSSDNLIGTGSFGSVYKAAMNYENADIVAVKVLNLQQHGAFKSFMSECEALRSIRHRNLVKILTLCSSLDHRGNDFKALVFEYMPNGSLEEWLHPNACQNRPFRSLSLIQRLNIAIDVASALEYLHHGGSVPIVHCDLKPSNILLDNEMTAHVGDFGLAKFLRQPPDESSERSSTSIVGIKGSIGYVPPEYGMGCKPSRLGDVYSYGILLLEMFTGMSPVDDMFKDGLSLRGYVRATAAFPEHLMDIIGRKLHSADNDIAYQEECVRDCVVLVFDCSLSCSNELPYERCDMTKVLKVLSAARERLLS; encoded by the exons ATGTGCTTGCTTGGGATACATCACTTGATTAAAAACTCACAGAGAAAGCCGCTGTCGAGGTTTTCCTTAAGAAACCGATATGCAAAAGTATCTTACGATGAGCTCTTGAAGGCTACAAATGGGTTCTCCTCAGATAATCTGATCGGCACGGGAAGTTTTGGGTCGGTTTATAAAGCTGCCATGAACTATGAAAACGCTGACATCGTTGCGGTGAAAGTGCTTAACCTTCAACAGCATGGGGCTTTCAAAAGTTTTATGTCTGAATGTGAGGCCCTCAGAAGCATTCGACACCGAAATCTTGTCAAAATTCTTACATTGTGCTCTAGTTTGGATCACCGTGGTAACGATTTCAAGGCCTTGGTTTTTGAGTACATGCCTAATGGGAGCTTAGAAGAGTGGCTACATCCAAATGCATGCCAGAATAGGCCATTCAGAAGCCTAAGTCTAATCCAGAGGTTGAACATAGCTATCGATGTAGCCTCGGCATTGGAGTATCTTCATCACGGAGGGTCCGTGCCGATTGTTCACTGTGATCTTAAGCCCAGCAACATCCTTCTTGACAATGAAATGACGGCGCACGTGGGCGATTTCGGGTTAGCAAAGTTTCTGCGGCAACCGCCTGACGAATCATCAGAGCGTTCATCTACCAGCATTGTGGGGATCAAAGGATCTATTGGTTATGTTCCTCCAG AGTATGGAATGGGCTGTAAACCATCTAGGCTCGGCGATGTGTACAGCTACGGAATTCTTCTGCTGGAGATGTTCACTGGAATGAGCCCCGTCGATGACATGTTCAAAGATGGTCTGAGCCTTCGTGGATATGTCCGTGCCACTGCTGCTTTTCCTGAACATCTCATGGACATTATAGGCAGAAAACTGCACTCAGCTGATAATGATATAGCTTACCAAGAAGAGTGTGTGCGAGATTGTGTGGTTTTGGTGTTCGACTGCAGTCTCTCGTGCTCAAATGAATTGCCATATGAACGATGCGACATGACGAAAGTCTTAAAGGTGCTGAGTGCAGCAAGAGAGAGGCTTCTTAGCTAA
- the LOC109710344 gene encoding receptor kinase-like protein Xa21 gives MALASLVLVRRMEGFFHALFFLINLLYVMSAAWCTATAAAGIKEAASDRAALLSFKSLIDDDPFGALSSWNNGSLHYCRWRGVSCGRRHPDRVTALDLKSLRLAGSVSPSVANLTFIQRIELSDNKLDGSIPEELGSLRRLRYLNLSVNSLRGMIPSSLGNCSNLRLLNLRCNKLNGEIPPTLSRLSNLRELRLSWNTLQGTIPDSLGNLSSLLSLSLGNNSLSGAMPPSFGGLLSLKILEIQENSLTGTIPPSLTNLSALNVLALRRNKLHGEIPHFAELPFLSYLDCSYNYLSGTIPISLGQLSSLKYLILGMNNLTGEIPSSLYNLSSLKGLELIYNQLEGTLPSNIGNALPNLQVLRMYGNQLGGQIPASLSNASELCDLELSLNAFHGTIPQSLGALQSLLRLILTVNRLEARNPSDWSFIKALTNCTSLQVLALGHNQLQGTLPKSLVNLSTSLNVLVIANNQISGIIPTEIEKLINLTILAVNGNDLRGTVPIEISHLSQLQYLDLSNNMLSGEIPPTLGNLTRMDKLYLGNNEFEGAIPLTLSNLLMLELLDLSNNRLSGSIPKEVLTLSSLTIFLDLSHNLLNGSLPLEVGNLINIWGVNLSNNRLSGEIPDTIGKCVILENLYLENNLFQGSIPPSISNLRGLEELDLSKNFFSGQIPAFLDELPDLHYLNLSFNSFEGRVPMKGVFKNASEVSLIGNSKLCGGIPELHLLKCTSDAFATKHHSDYKLFCV, from the exons ATGGCTTTAGCTTCTCTTGTCTTAGTTCGTAGAATGGAAGGCTTTTTCcatgcactattttttctcatcAATCTACTATATGTGATGTCCGCCGCCTGGTGCAccgccactgccgccgccgGGATCAAAGAAGCTGCATCCGACCGCGCCGCCCTCCTCTCCTTCAAGTCGCTCATTGACGACGATCCGTTCGGAGCGCTCTCCTCGTGGAACAACGGCTCTCTCCACTACTGCAGGTGGCGCGGTGTCTCCTGCGGCCGCCGCCATCCCGACCGGGTCACGGCCCTCGACCTCAAGTCTCTCCGCCTAGCCGGTTCCGTATCACCCTCCGTAGCCAACCTCACATTCATCCAAAGGATCGAGCTGTCCGACAACAAGCTAGACGGAAGCATCCCGGAGGAGCTAGGAAGCCTACGCCGGCTGCGATATCTCAACCTGAGTGTGAATTCTCTTCGCGGAATGATCCCGTCTTCTCTAGGCAATTGCTCTAATCTTCGACTACTCAACTTGAGATGTAATAAGCTCAACGGTGAGATCCCGCCAACTCTATCGCGTCTTTCCAATCTTAGAGAGCTTCGCCTGAGTTGGAACACGTTACAAGGGACGATCCcagattcacttgggaatctttcttctctactctctctttctttagGTAACAATAGCTTGTCAGGAGCCATGCCTCCATCCTTCGGTGGCCTTCTCTCGTTGAAGATTCTTGAAATCCAAGAGAATAGTCTCACGGGAACCATTCCGCCCAGTCTCACAAATCTCTCCGCTCTGAACGTGCTTGCGCTACGAAGAAACAAACTTCATGGTGAAATTCCCCATTTTGCAGAACTCCCATTCCTCTCTTACCTGGACTGCTCTTATAATTATCTTTCCGGGACGATCCCAATTTCGCTCGGACAACTTTCAtctctcaaatatctcattctCGGGATGAACAACTTAACAGGGGAAATACCGTCATCCCTTTACAATCTATCATCCCTGAAGGGCTTAGAACTCATTTATAACCAGCTCGAGGGAACTCTACCCTCCAATATCGGAAATGCTCTTCCGAACCTTCAAGTCCTTCGTATGTATGGAAATCAGCTCGGGGGGCAAATTCCAGCATCCTTGTCCAATGCTTCTGAGCTTTGCGACCTTGAGCTATCACTCAATGCATTCCATGGCACGATACCGCAGAGCCTTGGAGCCTTGCAGAGCCTCTTGCGGCTCATACTGACCGTCAATCGACTCGAAGCCAGGAATCCTAGTGACTGGAGCTTCATTAAAGCACTGACCAACTGCACCAGTCTCCAAGTGTTGGCACTAGGACACAATCAACTTCAAGGCACACTGCCCAAATCACTAGTCAATCTTTCCACTAGTCTTAATGTTTTGGTAATCGCCAACAACCAAATATCAGGAATTATACCTACTGAGATTGAGAAGCTCATCAATCTAACTATTCTTGCCGTGAATGGTAACGACCTTCGAGGCACCGTTCCCATAGAAATCAGTCATCTTTCGCAATTACAGTACTTGGATCTGTCGAACAACATGCTTTCAGGCGAAATTCCTCCCACTTTGGGCAACCTAACACGAATGGACAAGCTCTATCTTGGCAACAATGAATTTGAAGGAGCCATTCCGCTGACATTAAGCAACCTGTTAATGCTAGAGTTGTTAGATCTATCAAATAATAGGCTAAGTGGTAGTATTCCTAAAGAAGTTTTGACCCTTTCATCACTCACAATCTTCCTTGACTTGTCGCATAATTTACTGAACGGTTCATTACCGTTGGAAGTGGGCAACTTGATAAATATCTGGGGTGTTAATCTCTCAAATAACAGGCTCTCTGGTGAGATTCCAGACACCATCGGCAAATGCGTCATCTTGGAAAATCTTTATTTAGAGAATAACTTATTTCAAGGATCCATTCCTCCCTCCATCAGCAATTTAAGAGGGCTTGAGGAGCTTGATCTCTCAAAAAACTTCTTTTCAGGCCAAATACCGGCATTCCTAGATGAGCTCCCGGATCTACACTACTTAAATCTCTCCTTCAACAGTTTTGAGGGCCGAGTGCCGATGAAAGGGGTCTTTAAGAATGCGAGCGAAGTTTCGCTTATCGGAAATAGTAAACTCTGCGGCGGAATTCCAGAATTACACTTGCTGAAATGCACTTCAGATGCCTTTGCAACAAAACATCACTCTGATTATAAA CTATTTTGTGTTTGA